The Nitrospira tepida genome includes a window with the following:
- a CDS encoding sigma-54-dependent transcriptional regulator → MQITIFVTDDEPAIRSAIVKRLSRKKHRVVGYESGDALLAAVEHEIPDLILLDLKMPGLSGLDTLKKVRPLAPQALIIMLTAYGTVQGAVEAMKLGAYDFLIKTVDLDGIEPVLARAIDLLGLRLRLEEEGRDQDSQYALSNLEANSPLMQQILAQARDVASSARSTVLLLGETGTGKEFLARVLHHNGARARGPFIGVNCTAIPKDLFESELFGFERGAFTGASQRKIGLLEKSEGGTLFLDEIGDLDLAMQGKLLRVLQERSFRRLGGTDDIGVDFRLIAATNRDLKKAVASGLFREDLFFRLNVMTFELPPLRKRVEDILPLCRRALFRYGKEFGKDVMEIEPDAAAMLQQYAYPGNIRELENIIERAMIFCQGQMLTADHLPAELRNRVGQTAVTVVQGEEQLLRVEAKLGKQSLADIEQAIIQEVLRLSDYNKTAAAKHLGLTRFALDRRLRKAEDE, encoded by the coding sequence ATGCAGATCACCATCTTTGTGACGGACGACGAACCCGCCATCCGGTCGGCCATCGTCAAGCGGCTCTCCCGCAAGAAGCATCGGGTCGTCGGGTATGAGTCCGGCGACGCGTTGCTGGCCGCCGTGGAGCACGAGATCCCCGATTTGATCCTGCTCGACCTGAAGATGCCGGGCCTCAGCGGGCTGGACACGCTCAAGAAAGTCCGCCCGCTCGCGCCCCAGGCTCTGATCATCATGCTGACCGCGTACGGCACCGTGCAGGGCGCCGTCGAGGCCATGAAGCTGGGCGCCTACGATTTTCTCATCAAAACGGTGGATCTGGACGGCATCGAGCCGGTGTTGGCGCGCGCCATCGATCTGCTGGGCCTTCGCCTCAGGCTGGAGGAGGAGGGGCGGGATCAGGACAGCCAGTACGCCCTGTCCAACCTGGAAGCGAACAGCCCGCTCATGCAACAGATCCTGGCGCAGGCGCGGGACGTGGCGTCCAGCGCCCGGTCGACCGTGTTGTTGTTGGGGGAGACGGGCACGGGCAAGGAGTTCCTCGCGCGGGTGCTGCATCACAACGGCGCGCGCGCCAGGGGGCCGTTCATCGGGGTCAACTGTACGGCGATTCCCAAGGATCTGTTCGAGAGCGAGCTGTTCGGGTTCGAACGAGGGGCCTTCACGGGCGCCTCGCAACGGAAGATCGGCCTGCTGGAGAAATCGGAAGGCGGCACGTTGTTCCTGGACGAGATCGGAGACCTCGATCTGGCGATGCAGGGAAAATTGCTTCGCGTCCTTCAGGAGCGTTCCTTCAGGCGGCTGGGCGGCACCGACGACATCGGGGTGGACTTTCGGCTGATCGCCGCCACCAATCGGGACCTCAAAAAAGCCGTCGCGTCGGGACTCTTCCGTGAAGACCTGTTCTTCCGTTTGAACGTGATGACGTTCGAGTTGCCGCCGCTGCGGAAGCGGGTGGAGGACATCCTTCCCCTGTGCCGGCGGGCCCTGTTCCGCTACGGCAAGGAGTTCGGCAAGGACGTGATGGAGATCGAGCCGGACGCGGCGGCGATGCTCCAACAATATGCGTACCCCGGCAATATTCGCGAGCTGGAGAATATCATCGAACGCGCGATGATCTTCTGTCAGGGGCAGATGCTGACGGCCGACCATCTCCCCGCCGAACTGCGGAACCGGGTCGGGCAGACCGCCGTGACGGTGGTGCAGGGAGAGGAGCAGTTGCTGCGGGTGGAAGCGAAGCTCGGGAAACAGTCGTTGGCGGACATCGAGCAGGCGATCATCCAGGAAGTGCTCCGTCTCAGCGACTACAACAAGACCGCCGCCGCCAAGCATCTGGGATTGACCAGGTTTGCACTGGATCGCCGCTTGAGAAAGGCCGAGGACGAGTAG
- a CDS encoding formate/nitrite transporter family protein translates to MDYVKPQGVVESMLAGGVYKLNVPPRHLILRGMLAGAYLGIGTSMAVTAAVETGYWIVGSILFPFGLALAILLGAEIITGSFALLPCAAAAGKENAGIRQVLANWGLVFLGNLMGSTLYAGLFAIALTTAGDAQINAVGTKLIAIAEAKTNYYALHGSAGLLAAFTKGILCNWMVSLAVVAAYMSTSFSGKMVAIWGPTLLFFSQGFEHAVVNMFLIPVGVLLGANIDLSTWWLWNQIPVTLGNLVGGMVFTGLAIYGTHSSRANAATATLPVGTPAPAYAVEREPRAETPGYSVTR, encoded by the coding sequence ATGGATTACGTGAAACCGCAAGGGGTGGTGGAGAGCATGCTGGCCGGCGGGGTGTACAAACTCAACGTGCCGCCTCGGCATTTGATACTCCGCGGCATGTTGGCCGGCGCCTACCTGGGCATCGGGACGAGCATGGCGGTGACGGCGGCGGTCGAAACCGGGTACTGGATCGTCGGAAGCATCTTGTTTCCGTTCGGCCTCGCGCTCGCGATCTTGCTCGGGGCAGAGATCATTACCGGCAGCTTCGCCCTGCTCCCCTGCGCGGCTGCGGCGGGCAAGGAAAACGCCGGCATCCGGCAGGTGCTGGCCAACTGGGGCTTGGTCTTTCTCGGCAACCTCATGGGCAGCACGCTCTATGCGGGGTTGTTCGCGATCGCGCTGACCACGGCCGGGGACGCGCAGATCAACGCGGTGGGGACCAAGCTGATCGCCATTGCCGAAGCCAAGACCAACTACTACGCCTTGCACGGCTCCGCCGGCCTTCTGGCCGCCTTTACCAAGGGCATCCTGTGCAATTGGATGGTGAGCTTGGCCGTGGTGGCCGCCTACATGTCGACCTCCTTCTCCGGAAAGATGGTCGCGATCTGGGGCCCCACGCTGCTGTTCTTTTCCCAGGGATTCGAGCACGCGGTCGTGAACATGTTCTTGATTCCCGTCGGGGTGTTGCTGGGCGCTAATATCGACCTCTCTACCTGGTGGCTGTGGAACCAAATTCCCGTCACGCTCGGCAATCTCGTCGGCGGCATGGTCTTCACCGGACTGGCCATTTACGGAACCCATTCGAGCAGGGCGAACGCCGCGACGGCGACGCTACCGGTCGGGACTCCCGCGCCGGCCTATGCCGTCGAACGAGAGCCCCGCGCCGAGACGCCGGGGTACTCCGTCACTCGATGA
- a CDS encoding DHA2 family efflux MFS transporter permease subunit, producing the protein MVQDVMQRWSNSPRPFPRRLRGWRLTLFNVLLGIAHAMVLFNAASYIAFLPHVSGDLGGVLPSFGTWAQTDFMIALALAFPVSRWLACRFGDYRVFVGAFVLYALASLLCAVSTAIPQFLTARILLGFTGGLTLPIGQAMLLKEYPDRRKALVLGIWGFYTLLPFTIGFPVGGWIADELGWRELFILNVPVSLLIAGLIGGLLYGRGFVPCRVNFDFVGFLLLAVIFGGVQTILNQGNDFDWFDSGFLELMLLVVVVAVPAWIIWELDEEHPAIDLRLFAVRNVAIGLICLTVGFFSLQGLLSLFIVQLQLLMGYSSYLAGLVFLPMFIFGVPMIAVMHHLVARLDVRLMACLNLLGFAATYYWIGLFDDPHSFDQIFWPMLVEGIFLGSFFTPLTVLTLHGLTGDRLMRAAEAANLLRIAAGAFGITMQGVILFRRGPLHQLQLADHAGGRVSVSYDAVQQFITKLQPLGFDFEMAHKKLQLLVKQEAGILALNDAFLVGSYLCLGLAALVWLARSNHAASDKSPEGLREWQAEELAEQP; encoded by the coding sequence ATGGTGCAGGACGTGATGCAGCGCTGGTCGAACAGCCCGAGACCCTTTCCGCGGCGATTGCGCGGGTGGCGATTGACGCTGTTCAATGTCCTGCTCGGCATCGCCCATGCCATGGTGCTCTTCAACGCGGCCTCCTACATCGCCTTCCTGCCCCATGTGTCGGGAGATCTGGGCGGCGTGCTCCCCAGCTTCGGCACCTGGGCGCAGACCGATTTCATGATCGCGCTCGCGCTGGCGTTTCCCGTGTCGCGGTGGTTGGCCTGTCGATTCGGCGATTATCGGGTATTCGTGGGGGCCTTCGTGCTGTATGCGCTGGCGTCGCTGCTCTGCGCGGTGAGCACCGCGATCCCGCAATTCCTCACGGCCCGTATTCTGCTGGGGTTTACCGGAGGCCTCACCCTGCCGATCGGCCAGGCCATGCTGTTGAAAGAATATCCGGACCGGCGAAAGGCGCTCGTCCTGGGCATCTGGGGTTTCTATACACTCTTGCCCTTCACCATCGGGTTTCCGGTCGGCGGATGGATTGCCGATGAGCTCGGCTGGCGCGAGCTGTTCATTTTGAACGTGCCGGTCAGCCTGTTGATCGCTGGATTGATCGGGGGCCTGTTGTATGGCCGCGGGTTCGTCCCCTGCCGCGTCAATTTCGATTTCGTCGGGTTCCTGTTGCTCGCGGTGATCTTCGGCGGCGTGCAGACGATTCTCAACCAGGGCAACGATTTCGATTGGTTCGATTCGGGGTTTCTCGAACTGATGCTGCTGGTGGTCGTCGTGGCGGTGCCGGCCTGGATCATTTGGGAACTGGATGAAGAGCATCCGGCCATCGATCTGCGGCTGTTTGCCGTGCGCAACGTGGCGATCGGCTTGATCTGCCTCACCGTGGGCTTCTTCTCCCTCCAGGGCCTGCTGTCCCTGTTCATCGTCCAGCTCCAGTTGCTGATGGGCTATTCGTCCTATCTGGCCGGCTTGGTGTTTCTGCCGATGTTCATCTTTGGCGTGCCCATGATCGCCGTCATGCACCATCTGGTGGCGCGCCTGGATGTCCGGCTGATGGCCTGCTTGAACCTGCTGGGATTTGCCGCCACCTATTACTGGATCGGGTTGTTCGACGATCCGCATTCGTTCGATCAGATCTTCTGGCCCATGCTGGTCGAAGGGATCTTCCTGGGCTCGTTCTTCACGCCCCTGACCGTGTTGACGCTGCATGGTTTGACGGGAGACCGGCTGATGCGGGCGGCGGAAGCCGCCAACCTCCTGCGTATCGCGGCCGGCGCGTTCGGGATCACCATGCAGGGGGTCATCCTGTTTCGGCGCGGCCCGCTGCACCAATTACAACTTGCGGACCATGCCGGCGGCCGAGTGTCGGTGTCCTACGACGCGGTGCAACAGTTCATCACCAAGCTGCAACCGTTGGGCTTCGACTTCGAGATGGCGCACAAGAAGCTGCAACTGCTGGTCAAGCAAGAGGCCGGCATCCTGGCCTTGAACGACGCCTTCCTTGTGGGCAGCTATCTCTGTTTGGGATTGGCCGCGCTGGTGTGGTTGGCGCGCTCGAACCATGCGGCCAGCGACAAGTCGCCGGAGGGGTTGCGGGAATGGCAGGCGGAAGAATTGGCGGAGCAACCGTGA
- a CDS encoding efflux transporter outer membrane subunit, with translation MRRRSVSGTFTAVGLAAVLLAGGCAWYQEERERAEILDTPSMDHMVAEVASFASSREQWPNDQWWTRFSSPELNVLEETALKDNPSLRKADARLREAQALVRVEGARLLPFLDADASLTHERLSQHGVFAALNREVAGARFLLGIINPLSFRYEFDFWGKNRALLEAALGQAASEDAELAEVRLRLTAAVARAYFRGLALQQQLELVRTMVDIRRDLHRLAETRFRLGLDDGFKVKQAIAELETVNKREAGVRDQLDVQRHLLARLSGKGPDGAHDLFAHRAVTIPEQIPLPDHLPIGLLARRPDLAAALYRADAAARRIKFAKAQFLPSIDLTAFVGFNALVLTKGADQLGKLLFSGQSFSYGVAPGLRLPWFEGGRLRGELKAQRAEYDAAVELYNETLLDAMREVADSLSAWHTTRSILESHHRLLASLDDDYHLAKVRLTSGLDDDREVLKHRFPLLEQEYALRALESDQLVAMVDLIESLGGGYFNEDVTRQPKL, from the coding sequence ATGCGTCGGCGGTCTGTTTCAGGAACATTCACGGCGGTGGGACTGGCCGCCGTTCTGCTGGCGGGCGGCTGCGCCTGGTACCAGGAGGAAAGGGAGCGGGCGGAGATTCTGGACACGCCGTCCATGGATCACATGGTCGCCGAAGTGGCCAGTTTCGCCTCCTCGCGGGAACAGTGGCCCAATGATCAGTGGTGGACGCGCTTCTCCAGTCCGGAGCTGAATGTCCTGGAGGAGACGGCGCTCAAGGACAATCCCAGCCTCAGGAAAGCCGACGCCCGGCTTCGTGAGGCCCAAGCGCTGGTCCGCGTGGAAGGGGCCCGGCTGTTGCCGTTTCTCGATGCGGACGCCTCCCTCACGCACGAGCGGCTGTCTCAGCACGGGGTGTTCGCGGCCTTGAACCGGGAAGTGGCCGGCGCGCGGTTTCTGCTTGGCATCATCAATCCGCTGAGCTTCCGCTACGAGTTCGATTTCTGGGGCAAGAACCGGGCCCTCCTCGAAGCGGCCTTGGGACAGGCGGCGTCGGAGGATGCGGAGCTGGCGGAAGTGCGGTTGCGGCTGACTGCGGCGGTCGCCCGCGCCTACTTCCGGGGTCTGGCGCTCCAACAACAGTTGGAGCTGGTGCGGACGATGGTTGATATCAGGCGGGACCTGCACCGCCTGGCCGAGACCCGGTTCCGGTTGGGGTTGGATGATGGGTTCAAGGTCAAACAGGCGATCGCGGAATTGGAGACGGTCAACAAGCGGGAAGCCGGCGTCCGCGATCAATTGGATGTGCAACGCCATCTGCTGGCCCGGTTGAGCGGCAAGGGGCCGGACGGGGCGCATGATCTGTTCGCGCATCGCGCGGTGACCATCCCCGAGCAGATTCCCTTGCCGGACCATCTGCCGATCGGCTTGCTGGCGCGGCGCCCGGACCTGGCCGCGGCGCTTTATCGGGCCGACGCCGCGGCGAGGCGGATCAAGTTCGCCAAGGCGCAGTTTCTGCCCAGCATCGACCTCACGGCGTTTGTGGGTTTCAACGCCCTGGTCCTGACCAAAGGAGCGGATCAGCTCGGCAAACTGCTGTTCTCCGGCCAAAGCTTTTCCTACGGCGTGGCGCCAGGCCTGCGGCTGCCCTGGTTCGAGGGCGGACGGTTGCGAGGCGAACTCAAGGCCCAGCGCGCGGAATATGACGCCGCGGTCGAGCTGTACAACGAAACCCTGCTCGATGCGATGCGCGAGGTGGCCGACAGCTTGAGTGCCTGGCATACCACCCGGTCGATCCTGGAATCGCACCACCGCCTGCTGGCTTCGTTGGACGACGACTACCATTTGGCGAAGGTGCGGCTCACCAGCGGGCTGGACGACGACCGGGAGGTCTTGAAGCACCGGTTTCCCCTGCTGGAGCAGGAGTATGCGTTGCGGGCACTGGAAAGCGATCAGTTGGTCGCCATGGTGGATCTGATCGAGTCGCTGGGAGGCGGGTATTTCAACGAGGATGTCACCCGCCAGCCCAAATTGTAA
- a CDS encoding HlyD family secretion protein — protein MTDVQNQPESPKLRRQVIRARRNRRLLLMAVLFLVAGLAYTAYWWSYDRFWVRTDNAYVTGNLVPVKAQATGIITHVLVEETQYVNKGDVVLRLQEHLARAALGKAKGELGQTVRRIAALFATRRQSGEKLAARTARLDLVRHDLVRYRQATPSGAVSQQIMQNAMDQMHALESEVRETQAEYDALTAQVGGTSVMEHPAVELAASQFIDAYLEYNRQQIRAPVSGYVAKRKAQVGDRVTPGSQLMTIVPLDHLWVEANLRETEVRHVQPGQSALVSVDLYGKSYTFHGVVEGLVPGTGSAFALLPPDNSTGNFIHIVERVPVRIGLPMDELRRQPIRPGLSTVTSINIKEPGKSTWTSLATASGQDYETDVFEDEFSTAQVMAEEIILKNLVWDSEHTPAEQGRQAKPIKARDNNPPISKVKTDANAS, from the coding sequence ATGACGGACGTGCAGAATCAGCCGGAATCCCCCAAACTTCGCCGGCAAGTCATCCGCGCCAGGCGCAACCGTCGGCTCCTGTTGATGGCGGTGCTGTTTTTGGTCGCGGGCTTGGCCTACACCGCCTACTGGTGGTCCTACGATCGTTTCTGGGTGCGGACCGACAACGCCTATGTGACCGGCAACCTCGTGCCCGTCAAGGCCCAAGCAACCGGCATCATTACTCACGTGCTTGTGGAGGAAACCCAGTACGTGAACAAAGGCGACGTGGTGCTTCGTCTCCAGGAACACCTGGCCAGGGCGGCGCTGGGCAAGGCCAAGGGCGAGCTGGGCCAAACCGTCCGCCGGATCGCCGCCCTCTTCGCCACGCGGCGGCAGTCTGGGGAGAAATTGGCGGCCCGAACCGCCCGGCTCGATTTGGTCCGCCATGATCTCGTGCGGTATCGCCAGGCGACGCCCAGCGGGGCTGTCTCGCAGCAGATCATGCAGAATGCCATGGATCAGATGCATGCGCTGGAGTCGGAGGTCCGCGAGACGCAGGCGGAATATGATGCGCTGACGGCTCAGGTCGGCGGGACCAGCGTGATGGAGCATCCCGCCGTCGAACTGGCCGCGAGCCAGTTCATCGACGCCTATCTTGAATATAACCGGCAGCAGATCCGGGCGCCGGTGTCCGGCTATGTCGCCAAACGCAAGGCACAGGTGGGGGACCGGGTCACGCCCGGCTCGCAGCTCATGACGATCGTGCCGCTGGATCACCTCTGGGTCGAAGCCAACTTGCGGGAGACCGAGGTGCGCCACGTGCAGCCGGGACAGTCCGCGCTCGTGTCGGTCGATCTCTACGGCAAGAGTTACACCTTTCACGGGGTCGTTGAAGGGTTGGTCCCGGGCACCGGCAGCGCGTTCGCGCTGCTCCCGCCCGACAATTCAACCGGCAATTTCATTCACATCGTCGAACGGGTGCCGGTCCGGATCGGATTGCCCATGGATGAACTCCGCCGGCAACCGATTCGGCCCGGCCTGTCGACCGTGACCAGCATCAACATCAAGGAGCCGGGCAAGTCGACCTGGACCTCTCTAGCAACCGCGTCGGGACAAGATTACGAGACAGACGTGTTCGAGGATGAATTTTCGACCGCGCAGGTCATGGCCGAAGAGATCATTCTAAAGAATCTGGTGTGGGACAGCGAACATACGCCGGCGGAGCAGGGGCGTCAGGCGAAACCTATCAAGGCCCGAGACAACAATCCGCCGATATCGAAGGTGAAGACGGACGCCAACGCGTCGTGA
- a CDS encoding DegQ family serine endoprotease: MNHDRVSARRLPAMLAVWLWIMWCLTLAGPTWAQAPADGRSLSRTVPLRTATVPPAATAAPSQPFIAVANQAKASVVNISSVRKRERGGERLPAPFFDDPFFRRFFGDEFEHRMPGPRDRREQGLGSGVIVSVDGYIITNHHVVEEADDVTVSLPDKRTFKAKIIGTDPKTDLAVIKIDAANLPVLPWGDAGQLQVGEMVLAVGNPFGLSQTVTMGIISAVGRANMGIVDYEDFIQTDAAINPGNSGGALVNLKGELIGINTAIFTRSGGYMGIGFAIPSNMAKSVMESLIAHGKVVRGWIGVSIQEVTRELAKEFGTAETTGALISDVMDESPATKAKLQRGDIITAYNETTIRDPNHLRSLVAETKPGTTVKLSILRDKQPQEVSLTIGELPKELAKAGGRSSETGKGEHALAGITVENAADGPERFGRSKRRAGVTVVDIEPDSPAERAGVRIGDIIHEINRKPVRNVQDFERLTNQLRPDASVLVLLSRGRATIFLTIHPDR; encoded by the coding sequence ATGAATCACGATCGAGTGTCCGCTCGACGATTGCCAGCGATGTTGGCCGTTTGGCTGTGGATCATGTGGTGCCTCACCCTCGCTGGGCCGACCTGGGCTCAGGCCCCGGCTGACGGCCGGAGCCTCTCCCGGACCGTCCCCCTCCGCACGGCGACCGTCCCTCCTGCCGCCACAGCCGCCCCGAGCCAGCCGTTCATTGCGGTGGCCAATCAGGCCAAGGCCTCGGTTGTGAATATTTCCTCGGTCCGCAAACGCGAGCGCGGGGGCGAGCGCCTCCCGGCCCCGTTCTTCGATGATCCCTTCTTCAGGCGATTCTTCGGCGACGAGTTCGAGCATCGGATGCCGGGCCCCCGCGATCGGCGTGAGCAGGGGCTGGGCTCAGGGGTCATCGTCAGCGTGGACGGCTATATCATCACCAACCACCACGTGGTGGAGGAGGCCGACGACGTGACCGTCTCCCTGCCGGACAAACGCACCTTCAAGGCCAAGATCATCGGGACCGACCCGAAGACGGATTTGGCGGTCATTAAGATCGACGCCGCGAATCTGCCCGTCCTGCCCTGGGGCGACGCCGGGCAGTTGCAGGTCGGCGAGATGGTACTGGCCGTGGGAAACCCCTTCGGCTTGAGCCAGACCGTCACCATGGGCATCATCAGCGCGGTCGGGCGCGCGAACATGGGGATCGTGGACTATGAAGACTTCATCCAGACTGACGCGGCGATCAACCCCGGCAACTCCGGGGGCGCTCTGGTGAACCTGAAGGGCGAGTTGATCGGCATCAACACCGCCATTTTCACGAGAAGCGGCGGCTACATGGGCATCGGGTTCGCCATCCCGAGCAACATGGCCAAGAGCGTGATGGAGAGCCTGATCGCCCACGGGAAGGTCGTCCGCGGCTGGATCGGCGTATCGATCCAAGAGGTGACTCGGGAGCTGGCGAAGGAGTTCGGCACGGCGGAAACCACCGGAGCCCTGATCTCGGATGTCATGGACGAGAGCCCGGCCACCAAAGCCAAGCTTCAACGGGGCGACATTATCACGGCCTATAACGAGACCACGATCCGCGACCCGAACCACCTGCGATCGCTGGTGGCGGAAACCAAGCCGGGCACGACGGTGAAGCTGTCGATTCTCCGCGACAAACAACCGCAGGAGGTCAGTCTCACCATCGGCGAACTACCCAAAGAGCTCGCCAAGGCCGGCGGGCGAAGCTCGGAAACCGGGAAGGGCGAGCATGCGTTGGCCGGCATCACCGTGGAAAATGCGGCGGATGGCCCGGAGCGGTTCGGCCGATCGAAGAGACGGGCGGGAGTGACCGTCGTCGATATCGAACCCGATAGCCCGGCGGAACGAGCCGGCGTGCGGATCGGGGATATCATTCATGAAATCAACCGCAAGCCGGTCAGGAACGTGCAGGATTTCGAACGCCTGACCAACCAGCTACGGCCGGATGCTTCGGTGCTCGTCTTGCTGAGCCGAGGTCGGGCGACGATCTTTCTCACGATTCATCCTGATCGGTAA
- a CDS encoding Hsp20/alpha crystallin family protein, which yields MNLVRWDPYRELEEMTNRLNRLFGRATATADGNEMMVRADWTPSVDISETDEEFQIKAELPGVKKEDVKVTLENGILTLQGERKQEREDKDLKFHRIERSYGQFVRSFTLPDLVDDAKVKAEYKDGVLNLRLPKSEKAKPKAIEVKVA from the coding sequence ATGAACCTGGTACGTTGGGATCCCTATCGTGAGTTGGAGGAGATGACCAATCGGCTCAACCGTCTATTCGGCCGTGCCACCGCCACGGCGGACGGCAACGAGATGATGGTGCGGGCGGATTGGACGCCGTCCGTGGACATCAGCGAAACCGATGAGGAGTTCCAGATCAAGGCGGAATTGCCCGGTGTGAAGAAGGAGGATGTGAAGGTCACCTTGGAGAACGGCATCCTCACGTTGCAGGGTGAGCGGAAACAGGAGCGAGAGGACAAGGACCTCAAGTTCCACCGAATCGAACGGTCCTACGGGCAGTTCGTCCGGAGCTTTACGCTTCCTGACCTGGTCGATGACGCCAAAGTGAAGGCGGAATACAAAGATGGCGTGCTCAACCTCCGCCTGCCCAAATCGGAGAAGGCCAAACCAAAAGCCATTGAAGTGAAAGTGGCCTGA
- a CDS encoding SPW repeat domain-containing protein has protein sequence MKYLPWILAVVAVWLIAAPFLLGYAETGPAMQNDIAVGVVMLLGALIWGYGEWRGHGVSADMQTQRR, from the coding sequence ATGAAATACCTGCCATGGATTTTGGCTGTCGTCGCCGTCTGGCTGATTGCCGCGCCCTTCCTGCTCGGGTACGCGGAAACAGGGCCTGCGATGCAGAATGATATCGCGGTGGGCGTGGTGATGTTGCTGGGGGCGTTGATCTGGGGGTATGGCGAATGGCGCGGTCACGGTGTGAGCGCCGACATGCAGACCCAACGCCGATAG
- a CDS encoding prohibitin family protein — translation MNRHWTALWLCGLLLILCSCATTVHPGQRGLRWYPLTEGLTTETLKSGLYWRAPWNDVFVYDVRWQSFVETVDALSSDDLLVKLRAAIIIRPIAEEVYFLAQEIGPDFYPRVVRPELLAAVRSVVSNYPMVNVPEQSAEIASKVQAVVVEKLKGRHLEVASVALAEVELAKLVLEAVERKQAKEQEKEQKDFELVIAEKDAEIARRRARGEGDAIRIRSEGEAEGLKIRANGQAKAQETIAKTLTPDYLRFKLYDSTNAKFVLLPDDLKVPVLINPGPSDTQRFSQEMPPHAGSAAGP, via the coding sequence ATGAACCGGCATTGGACGGCGCTGTGGCTGTGTGGTCTCCTCCTGATCCTGTGCAGCTGTGCGACGACGGTGCATCCCGGGCAGCGGGGCCTGCGCTGGTACCCGCTCACCGAAGGCCTGACGACCGAGACCTTGAAGAGCGGACTCTATTGGCGGGCGCCGTGGAACGACGTGTTCGTCTATGACGTCCGGTGGCAGAGCTTTGTCGAGACCGTCGATGCGCTGAGCTCCGACGATCTTCTCGTCAAGCTGCGGGCCGCCATCATCATTCGGCCCATCGCGGAGGAGGTCTATTTCCTTGCCCAGGAAATCGGTCCGGATTTCTATCCGCGCGTGGTGCGGCCCGAACTGCTGGCGGCGGTGCGCAGCGTGGTGTCCAACTATCCCATGGTCAACGTGCCAGAACAAAGCGCGGAGATCGCGAGCAAGGTGCAGGCGGTGGTGGTGGAAAAACTCAAGGGCCGGCACCTGGAGGTGGCGAGCGTCGCATTGGCCGAAGTGGAACTGGCCAAGCTGGTGCTGGAAGCGGTGGAGCGGAAACAGGCGAAGGAGCAGGAGAAGGAACAAAAGGATTTCGAGCTGGTGATCGCCGAGAAGGATGCCGAGATCGCCCGTCGGCGAGCGAGGGGAGAGGGCGACGCCATCCGGATCCGATCGGAAGGGGAGGCGGAGGGGCTGAAGATTCGAGCGAACGGACAGGCCAAGGCCCAGGAGACGATCGCGAAGACACTGACGCCGGACTATCTGCGCTTCAAGTTGTACGACAGCACCAATGCCAAATTTGTGCTGCTGCCTGATGATCTCAAGGTGCCGGTGCTGATCAATCCCGGCCCGTCCGATACCCAGCGGTTCTCCCAGGAGATGCCGCCGCATGCGGGGTCCGCCGCAGGGCCGTAG
- a CDS encoding response regulator: METRRKRILVVDDSEEIRSLMAWLLAGEGYVVSEACDGEEALRRIQAEPFDVVVTDFQMPGLNGLEVMAHAREQDDRRPVIIVSGLDTDLSRLAVELGAYAWLTKPLSGPLFLGIVDSAATAGQREASPVGGTA, translated from the coding sequence ATGGAAACCAGACGGAAGCGCATCTTGGTGGTGGATGACAGCGAAGAGATCAGATCGCTGATGGCCTGGCTCCTCGCCGGCGAGGGATATGTGGTGAGCGAGGCCTGCGACGGGGAGGAGGCGTTGAGGCGGATCCAGGCCGAGCCGTTCGACGTGGTGGTCACCGACTTTCAGATGCCGGGCCTGAACGGCCTCGAGGTGATGGCGCATGCGCGCGAGCAGGACGACCGGAGGCCGGTCATTATCGTCTCAGGGCTCGATACGGATCTGTCCCGGCTCGCCGTCGAGTTGGGCGCCTATGCCTGGCTGACCAAACCGCTGAGTGGTCCCCTGTTTCTGGGTATCGTGGATTCCGCCGCGACCGCAGGACAACGGGAGGCTTCGCCGGTCGGCGGCACGGCCTGA